The window ACGCAACTCAGACCGAAACGCTGGTCAAGCTTTCGCAATGCGAAGAACTGAGCTTCGACGAGCGTGCTCGTTTCCTCGCGATGTCGCAAATGGCCAGCCCCGATGCCGATGGCCTGGCCGTCGATCACCTGGAACTCAGTGCTGACGTCGAATCGATCGACGAGTTCCAAATGGCGATGATCGCTAACCCTCGTTTTGAGGAATTGCCCGCTGACGCCTTGGAATCAGTCAAACGCGAAGGCGATGTCGCACCTCGCTCCGCTTTCCAAATCTTGGACAGCGACGTCCTTGGCGAAGGCGAAAAGCTGACTGCTGACAACATTCCAGTTGCCCTCGCCGCAGTGTTCCTGTTCGGCCGTGAAACCGACCGTTCCGCTCGCCTTCAAATCATCGGCTTGCCCGCGACCAAGCGAGCCCAGGTCGAAGAACTGATGCAGCAAGTCGCTCCCAACGTGGAGTGGGTCGAAGCGGAAGAGATCGGCAAACTGCCTCTGACGATGATCGCAACGCCTCAGATTGGTGGGATCCGTCCAGAAAACCAGTCCGAATTGGATGCAGTGGTCAAAGAGCTGATCAGCCAACGCGTTCCGGAAACACTGTCCACGACTCCGGTCAAAATGCTGGGTGGTGTGTCCTTGAAGGAAGCCGCCAGCGACGAAAGCAAGACTCTGCTTCGAGCTGCGATGATTCGCTACATCGAAGGCGAAGACAACTTGGTCGCTCGGGACGAAAATCTGATCAATCGCCTTTGCGAAATCGGCAACGTGCCGAAGATTGAACGCAAAAAAATCACCGGCGACGAACTTGAAGAGATCCCCGGCAGCGATTTGGATCGTATCGATCCATCGGAATTGGATCCTGAGAACCTGATTTACCTGATCCAGCGTGCTCAGCAAATATCCGCCACTTCAATCGGCCGCCGGGCATCACTCGCTCTGTTAGAAGCCGACACCGAATCGGTCGACGAAGGTCGCTTCATTGGCGCGAAGATCATCGCCTACTCGTTCCTGATGCAGCGTGCAACGGAATCCGACGTGGCGGTCGACTACTTGGACAAAGCCAAAGCTTACGCCGAGGAACACAAGCTCTCCGACGCGTCACTGTTGCTGGCGGAACTCGGACTGCGTTTGCGTCGTCAAGAGATCGACCTGTTCCAAAACACCGTTCAGGCGATTGTTCAGAAACACAGCGACAATCCCGAAGTCATGGGCCGGTTGCAACAAATCCTCGCTCAGCTCGGACTGATCAACCCCGACGGGTCGCCACGCCAAGCCCCCGGTATGGGGCCAGCCGCACAGGAACCCGCCGGCGGCGGACTTTGGACACCGGATGGCGACGGTGGTGGAGCGGCCCCCGCCGGACCAGCGGGTGGCGAGGCTTCTGGTGGAAGCAAGCTCTGGGTCCCCGGAATGGACTGATGCCAAGCGAGACCAACGCGGCCCCGAATGGTCATTCGGCGGTTGATGTCCGCTGGATGACCGAAGCCATCGAATTGGCATATCAGGGCCGAGGCAAGGTTGAACCGAACCCTCCGGTCGGCTGCGCGTTGGTCCGAGATTCGGTCTGCATCGGCAAAGGATACCACCAACGATTTGGGGGACCTCATGCTGAAGTCGAGGCCCTGTCGAGTTGCGATGACGCCACCGGAGCGACCGCGTACGTTTCGCTCGAGCCATGCTGTCACCATGGCAAAACGCCGCCCTGTGCGGATGCACTGATCCGAGCGAAAGTCGCTCGAGTCGTGGTATCGGTGGTTGATCCATTTGACCAAGTTGACGGTGGCGGAATTGAGAAACTTCGTGCCGCAGGCATTGAAGTCGTCACCGGCATCGCAAAGGAAGCCGGCGAGGAACTGCTCGCCGCGTATCTCAAACGCGTCCGCACTGGCATGCCCTGGGTCATCGCAAAATGGGCGATGAGTTTGGATGGGC of the Rhodopirellula baltica SH 1 genome contains:
- a CDS encoding tetratricopeptide repeat protein, which gives rise to MPDNPTADRILGHIVPRGKLPASLAHSAAKLSARLHLLRLFMSIDTYSICPCGSGKKIKFCKCKDSVHELDRVLKMIDGGQLVPALDRLSTILEEHPDAAWALAIRGRLFMDLREYTSLEENADRFRRLQPSNPLALTQSAAAALFRQDLSAATELMLEALTESGQTVDSFVLDVASLLAYALAGNGILLTSRVYATLALVSTGYEDSRMAANVLQQINGDPSVNQLAKAVPNLIPPPENADWVERYDEAALLLSNNKVALAQTKFESLQRSAPLQPAILSGLLNCAIWRGDHATQTETLVKLSQCEELSFDERARFLAMSQMASPDADGLAVDHLELSADVESIDEFQMAMIANPRFEELPADALESVKREGDVAPRSAFQILDSDVLGEGEKLTADNIPVALAAVFLFGRETDRSARLQIIGLPATKRAQVEELMQQVAPNVEWVEAEEIGKLPLTMIATPQIGGIRPENQSELDAVVKELISQRVPETLSTTPVKMLGGVSLKEAASDESKTLLRAAMIRYIEGEDNLVARDENLINRLCEIGNVPKIERKKITGDELEEIPGSDLDRIDPSELDPENLIYLIQRAQQISATSIGRRASLALLEADTESVDEGRFIGAKIIAYSFLMQRATESDVAVDYLDKAKAYAEEHKLSDASLLLAELGLRLRRQEIDLFQNTVQAIVQKHSDNPEVMGRLQQILAQLGLINPDGSPRQAPGMGPAAQEPAGGGLWTPDGDGGGAAPAGPAGGEASGGSKLWVPGMD